From a single Myxosarcina sp. GI1 genomic region:
- a CDS encoding RES family NAD+ phosphorylase → MELYRITRIKYLENYTGRGGSFLNGARWNEPGIPVLYFATTPSVALLEMANYLPNPRLIPADYRLGIYSLPDNISSKTVMVENLPSDWSRYPYPLSTQVLGSQWLNEGSSLILFVPSVAVPAGLENIAVVNPRHPEIDRLKLASVESSLYNDRAFKGLGE, encoded by the coding sequence ATGGAACTGTATAGGATTACCCGCATCAAATACCTAGAAAACTATACAGGTCGAGGTGGTTCGTTCTTAAATGGTGCGCGATGGAACGAACCTGGAATACCAGTGCTGTATTTTGCGACCACTCCCAGTGTAGCTCTCCTGGAAATGGCGAACTACTTGCCGAATCCCAGGCTAATTCCAGCAGATTACAGGTTGGGCATTTATTCTCTTCCAGATAATATATCGAGCAAAACTGTAATGGTTGAAAATCTGCCCTCAGATTGGAGTCGCTATCCCTATCCATTGAGTACTCAAGTTCTTGGCAGCCAATGGCTCAATGAAGGCAGTAGTTTAATTTTGTTTGTACCTAGCGTAGCTGTACCCGCAGGCTTAGAAAATATTGCAGTGGTCAATCCCCGACACCCTGAAATAGATCGGCTAAAATTAGCCTCGGTGGAATCTAGTTTATATAACGATCGCGCCTTCAAAGGACTGGGTGAATAA
- a CDS encoding tyrosine-type recombinase/integrase: MAIRRLKDDLRFDKRASSVGTVSTLPTVRVMREEFEKYLSLTIADGNASVDTIKTYRSRVHQFLSWCKERELYPALITQENIKEYRKHLVDSEKTSTTIRLSLLAIKHFYTACLADKLVKENPIVGVKAPRERREVGSTINYLSLEELQQVFDSVAPTLKIRGDKIKQVQVLRDRILLGCMALQGCRSIEMYRANLGDISESYGQHFLKLDGKNSIRTVVLRSDLGEEIARYRQARVKSGEKVNADRPFFISLSNRRYGQRLSRRGVGYIVDSYLSECDLKHSDLERSLSPHSLRHTAGTLSLQNGSSLREVQDFLGHADPKTTAVYTHVLDSQESNPASKINIDF, translated from the coding sequence ATGGCAATTCGACGCTTAAAAGACGATCTCAGATTTGATAAGAGAGCTAGTTCTGTGGGTACTGTCTCAACTTTGCCTACGGTCAGGGTAATGCGAGAGGAGTTTGAAAAATATCTTAGTCTAACTATTGCTGATGGTAATGCTAGTGTAGATACGATTAAAACCTATCGCAGTCGAGTTCATCAATTTCTTAGTTGGTGTAAGGAGCGAGAGCTATATCCTGCCCTGATTACACAGGAAAACATCAAAGAATACCGCAAACATTTAGTCGATAGCGAGAAAACATCGACGACAATTCGTTTGTCTTTACTGGCTATCAAGCATTTTTACACTGCTTGTTTGGCGGATAAATTGGTTAAGGAGAATCCTATTGTTGGGGTGAAAGCACCAAGAGAAAGGCGCGAGGTTGGTAGCACGATTAATTATTTGTCCCTAGAGGAGTTACAACAGGTATTCGATAGCGTCGCTCCTACCTTAAAAATTCGCGGAGATAAAATCAAACAAGTACAGGTATTGCGCGATCGCATTTTACTAGGCTGTATGGCTTTACAAGGATGCCGCAGTATCGAAATGTATCGGGCTAATTTAGGAGATATTAGCGAGTCATACGGTCAACATTTTCTCAAGTTAGATGGTAAAAACAGCATCCGAACTGTCGTTTTGAGATCCGATTTAGGAGAAGAAATAGCTCGGTATCGACAAGCTCGTGTAAAAAGTGGAGAGAAAGTAAATGCTGACCGTCCATTTTTCATCTCTTTATCAAATCGTCGTTACGGTCAAAGACTATCTAGGAGAGGAGTTGGTTATATAGTCGATAGTTATTTGTCTGAGTGCGATCTCAAACACAGCGATCTAGAACGAAGTCTTTCACCCCATAGTCTACGTCATACCGCAGGTACTTTAAGTCTCCAGAATGGTTCTTCTTTACGAGAGGTACAGGATTTTCTAGGACACGCCGATCCAAAAACTACTGCCGTATATACTCATGTTCTTGATTCTCAAGAGAGTAATCCTGCTTCAAAAATAAATATTGATTTTTAG
- a CDS encoding antitoxin Xre/MbcA/ParS toxin-binding domain-containing protein, with protein sequence MNIASLLTDSDLSPSILEDRGEYIQAVRQGIPGKIVELAVKALGERDLFVRLLSTSSGNLNRFYHSQLLTRVQSEGVLDTLKVFNEAINVFGDEDIAKEWLHTSIPALDGELPINLCDTFEGRRLVREALAAIEYGEFT encoded by the coding sequence ATGAACATTGCTTCACTACTTACCGATTCAGATCTGTCCCCTAGCATTCTCGAAGATCGGGGTGAATATATTCAGGCTGTTCGTCAAGGAATCCCTGGAAAAATTGTCGAGCTGGCGGTCAAGGCTTTAGGAGAGCGAGATCTGTTTGTCCGTTTGTTGAGTACTAGTTCGGGCAACTTGAATCGGTTTTATCATTCCCAACTACTGACAAGAGTTCAAAGCGAAGGGGTTTTAGATACTTTAAAAGTATTCAATGAAGCTATCAATGTTTTCGGTGATGAAGACATAGCCAAAGAATGGTTACATACTAGTATTCCCGCTTTAGATGGAGAATTACCTATTAACTTGTGCGATACTTTTGAAGGCAGAAGATTGGTTAGAGAAGCTCTAGCCGCGATCGAGTATGGCGAGTTTACCTAA
- a CDS encoding four helix bundle protein — MYSKKKVESFEDLRVWQKGIQLVKQVYVITNDGKLSRDFGLKDQLRRASVSIPTNVAEGFERRSRKEYLNFLNIAKGSAGELRSLLRVALEVGYIEQSTFSELNNQAMELSRMLFNQIQLINRASLA, encoded by the coding sequence ATGTATTCTAAAAAGAAAGTCGAAAGTTTTGAGGATTTGAGGGTTTGGCAGAAGGGTATACAGTTGGTCAAACAGGTTTACGTTATCACAAATGATGGAAAGTTAAGCAGAGATTTTGGCTTGAAAGACCAGTTAAGACGCGCTTCAGTTTCTATTCCAACTAACGTTGCTGAGGGGTTTGAAAGGCGTTCGCGAAAGGAATATTTGAACTTTCTCAATATTGCAAAAGGTTCGGCGGGAGAATTGCGTAGTCTTTTAAGAGTAGCTCTGGAAGTTGGCTATATCGAGCAATCTACTTTTTCTGAGCTAAATAATCAGGCTATGGAATTGTCTCGAATGCTCTTCAATCAAATTCAGTTGATTAATCGGGCTTCTTTGGCTTAA